GGATTCGGTGGAGTTGATGAAGACAGAAAAAATCAATTTTACTAATTCATTGGGACTGATTTTAGCAAACGATATTTTCTCAGATATTGATATGCCACCATTCGATAAATCAGCCATGGATGGCTATGCCTGTAAAATGACCGACATCAATCAGGAATTAGAAGTTATTGAAGTTATTCCTGCAGGCAAAAGTCCAAAAAAGGAAATTAAACAGGGTGAGTGTGCACAAATAATGACAGGTGCTATGATCCCAAATGGAGCTGACTGCGTTTTAATGGTTGAGCATACGGAGAAAACGGCTGATAATAGAATTAAATACCTGAAAGAAAAAACGAAAGACAATATCTGCTACAAAGCAGAAGATGTTCAAACAGGGCAAAAAGTAATCGAAAAAGGAACTCTTATCAAACCACAGCATATTGCTATTCTGGCATCCGTAGGAGCAACTGAAATAGAGGTGTATCAAAAACCAAAAGTTGGTGTCATTTCAACAGGCGATGAGATTGTAGAGCCACATGTAAAACCCGGTCCTTCCAAAATTCGTAATAGTAATGGCTATCAATTGTTTAGTCAAATTGAAAGATGTAATGCCATTGCAAATTATGTTGGTATTGCTTCTGATAACGAAGAAGATACCTATCATGTTATTATGAAAGCAATGGAAGAAAATGATGTCATTTTACTTTCTGGTGGAGTTTCCATGGGTGAATTTGATTTTGTTCCTTACATCATGCAGAAAGCAGGTATTGATATTAAATTTCAAAAAATAGCGGTTCAGCCCGGCAAGCCTACAACTTTTGGAATAAAAGAATCTAAGCGAATTTTTGGTTTACCTGGTAATCCTGTTTCATCATACATCCAGTTTGAATTGCTGGTAAGACCTTTATTAGCTGAAATGATGGGGCATACTTTCAATCCCCTTCAAATATCCATGGAAATGGGAATTGATCATTCACGAAAAAGAAGTGAAAGAATGTCGTGGTACCCCATTACGATAGCCGACAACGGAACTGTTATTCCTGCATCATATCACGGATCTGCTCACATTCATGGCTTGGAAAGTGCTGATGGAATAAGCTTCTTCCCTATCGGAAAAGCTGAAATTAAGAAAGGAGAAAAAGTGCATGTTCGACTCATATAACAGAAGAATAAATTATTTACGCATTTCGGTTACAGATCGTTGCAACCTG
The Bacteroidota bacterium genome window above contains:
- a CDS encoding molybdopterin molybdotransferase MoeA is translated as MILLEEAYKIVMDSVELMKTEKINFTNSLGLILANDIFSDIDMPPFDKSAMDGYACKMTDINQELEVIEVIPAGKSPKKEIKQGECAQIMTGAMIPNGADCVLMVEHTEKTADNRIKYLKEKTKDNICYKAEDVQTGQKVIEKGTLIKPQHIAILASVGATEIEVYQKPKVGVISTGDEIVEPHVKPGPSKIRNSNGYQLFSQIERCNAIANYVGIASDNEEDTYHVIMKAMEENDVILLSGGVSMGEFDFVPYIMQKAGIDIKFQKIAVQPGKPTTFGIKESKRIFGLPGNPVSSYIQFELLVRPLLAEMMGHTFNPLQISMEMGIDHSRKRSERMSWYPITIADNGTVIPASYHGSAHIHGLESADGISFFPIGKAEIKKGEKVHVRLI